A single region of the Undibacterium piscinae genome encodes:
- a CDS encoding transposase, which translates to MSHYRRSSVAGGTYFFTVVTYRRQTILCDELVRDTLRGAIESVRCSRPFVIDAWVLLPDHLHCIWTLPEGDVDFSTRWMMIKRKVSLACKASYFRDDWITPSKQKHRESTIWQRRFWEHQIRDDADYARHMDYLHFNPVKHRLVDRVLDWPYSSFHRYVKSGTYPHDWAIA; encoded by the coding sequence GTGTCGCATTATCGTCGTTCGTCTGTCGCAGGGGGCACCTATTTTTTTACCGTTGTTACTTACCGTCGACAGACCATTTTATGTGATGAACTTGTCCGCGATACTTTGAGAGGAGCAATTGAATCGGTGCGCTGCTCCCGACCTTTCGTTATTGATGCATGGGTTTTGTTACCAGATCATTTGCATTGTATTTGGACTTTACCCGAAGGAGATGTGGATTTTTCTACGCGCTGGATGATGATTAAAAGAAAGGTATCGTTGGCATGCAAGGCTAGCTATTTTCGCGATGATTGGATCACTCCGTCTAAACAAAAACATCGCGAATCGACCATCTGGCAACGACGTTTTTGGGAGCATCAAATTCGTGATGACGCCGACTATGCTCGTCACATGGATTATTTACATTTCAATCCGGTGAAACACCGCTTGGTTGATCGTGTGCTTGATTGGCCGTATTCGAGCTTTCATCGATATGTGAAAAGTGGAACATATCCACACGATTGGGCCATCGCTTAG
- a CDS encoding glutathione S-transferase family protein, whose translation MMQLYYSPGTACLAPHFLLEELGLPYELVLVDTSKQEHQQAAYLKLNPNGKIPLLIDGDLQLTESAAICLYLADQYAAQHKAINFSPALGTPERARLYQWMMYLTNTLQAELLSYFYPERLHDDVAGAAQVKAHAEQRVAQMLGYIDDHLAQAQGAYLLGEQVSIADLFLFMLCRWTRGMQKPARDYAQLGPYLQRLFERRSIIKTFEMEGIQAPFY comes from the coding sequence ATGATGCAACTCTATTATTCGCCTGGAACCGCCTGTTTGGCCCCGCATTTTTTATTGGAAGAGCTGGGCTTGCCCTACGAACTGGTGCTGGTCGATACCAGTAAGCAAGAACATCAACAAGCGGCCTATCTGAAGCTTAATCCGAACGGCAAGATCCCGCTCTTGATTGATGGCGATTTGCAGTTGACCGAGAGCGCTGCGATTTGCCTGTATCTGGCCGATCAATATGCTGCGCAACACAAGGCGATAAATTTTTCACCTGCGCTTGGCACGCCAGAGCGCGCCCGCTTGTATCAGTGGATGATGTATTTGACTAATACTTTGCAAGCGGAGTTACTGAGTTATTTTTACCCGGAACGTCTGCATGATGATGTCGCAGGTGCGGCTCAGGTTAAGGCCCATGCGGAGCAGCGCGTGGCGCAAATGCTAGGCTATATCGACGATCATCTGGCGCAAGCTCAAGGTGCGTATCTGCTCGGTGAGCAAGTCAGTATCGCTGACCTGTTTTTGTTTATGCTGTGCCGCTGGACCCGTGGCATGCAAAAACCAGCGCGTGACTATGCTCAGTTAGGCCCGTATTTACAGCGGCTATTCGAACGTCGATCTATCATCAAAACTTTCGAGATGGAAGGCATACAGGCACCGTTTTATTGA
- a CDS encoding LysE family translocator produces the protein MTELLPLMTYCFVMSGTPGPNNVMLASSGANFGYRGALPAILGIQFGVFVQTLVVCIGLGNVFIAYPQIQQVLRIAGALYLVYLAWKLSGASVGEAHAPTPVSFAQAALFQALNPKTWVKSITIASVFMPLGLSASSAALLVAVVGTLVGFPCSSMWALFGVAIRGLLRDPRKQRVFNLTMGATLLMLAGLFLR, from the coding sequence ATGACCGAACTACTACCCTTGATGACGTATTGTTTTGTGATGTCGGGTACCCCCGGGCCAAACAACGTCATGCTGGCCAGCTCGGGCGCAAATTTCGGTTACCGTGGTGCGCTGCCGGCGATACTAGGCATACAGTTCGGCGTCTTCGTACAAACTCTGGTGGTGTGTATCGGCCTGGGCAATGTGTTTATCGCCTATCCACAAATCCAGCAAGTGCTAAGGATTGCCGGTGCCCTCTATCTGGTGTATTTGGCGTGGAAATTAAGTGGCGCATCGGTAGGCGAGGCGCATGCCCCTACTCCGGTATCATTCGCTCAGGCGGCACTTTTTCAGGCACTTAATCCCAAGACCTGGGTCAAGTCTATCACCATCGCCTCGGTGTTCATGCCGCTAGGTCTGAGCGCCAGCAGCGCTGCGCTGCTGGTCGCGGTGGTCGGGACCTTGGTAGGTTTTCCATGTAGTTCCATGTGGGCCTTGTTCGGCGTGGCGATACGTGGCTTGCTGCGCGACCCACGCAAACAGCGCGTATTCAATCTGACTATGGGTGCGACCCTGCTGATGCTGGCTGGTTTATTTTTACGCTAA
- a CDS encoding helix-turn-helix transcriptional regulator, whose translation MLLVLKTLFESELLSIRHAIARPASTRCSELRHASADVFLLPIAGLFAKHDSPRQHFIANPNHALFFGCGQAYRLSFPGGIGDESLLFEFSPEALSKLVTETLGLPDLRSAALNRHCLLAPATLLERELLWRHLTLAHSKPLAIEELSVSVLTKALQTASKDSRLAERARHVQSVTRRRQQVEVVKEAISLRPMQEWTLTELARLAETSPYHLARIFRTEVGLPVHRYLIRTRLGQALETMRTQDQDLTTIALDCGFAHHSHFSASFRSVFGMTPSRLRTRMRV comes from the coding sequence ATGTTACTCGTACTAAAAACCCTGTTCGAGAGTGAGCTATTAAGTATTCGCCACGCCATCGCACGCCCCGCATCTACGCGCTGCAGTGAGCTCAGACATGCCAGCGCCGACGTCTTTTTATTGCCGATTGCCGGACTGTTTGCCAAGCATGACAGCCCCAGGCAACATTTCATTGCCAACCCGAATCACGCTTTGTTCTTTGGCTGTGGCCAGGCGTATAGGCTCAGTTTCCCTGGCGGTATCGGCGATGAATCGCTGCTGTTTGAATTCTCGCCAGAAGCGCTGTCTAAGCTAGTCACTGAAACCCTGGGTCTGCCGGATCTACGCTCCGCCGCACTCAACCGGCATTGCCTGCTAGCGCCAGCCACATTGCTGGAGCGCGAGCTGCTCTGGCGTCATTTAACGCTAGCCCACAGCAAGCCACTGGCGATTGAAGAACTCAGTGTGAGCGTGCTCACTAAAGCCCTGCAAACAGCCAGTAAAGATAGCAGGCTTGCCGAGCGCGCCAGACATGTGCAGAGCGTAACGCGCAGACGCCAACAAGTAGAGGTCGTAAAAGAAGCGATTTCGCTACGGCCTATGCAGGAATGGACACTCACTGAGCTAGCGCGCCTGGCCGAAACTTCACCCTACCATCTGGCACGCATCTTCAGAACCGAAGTCGGCTTACCTGTACATCGCTACCTGATACGCACCCGGCTAGGCCAGGCTTTAGAAACTATGCGTACGCAGGATCAGGATCTGACGACCATCGCCCTCGATTGCGGCTTTGCTCATCACAGCCACTTTAGCGCCAGCTTTCGCTCGGTATTTGGCATGACGCCCTCGCGCTTACGCACGCGCATGCGGGTCTGA